The Arachis hypogaea cultivar Tifrunner chromosome 14, arahy.Tifrunner.gnm2.J5K5, whole genome shotgun sequence genome has a segment encoding these proteins:
- the LOC112742484 gene encoding uncharacterized protein, whose translation MNTHPAPLRTPEYRTRMPYPQKLRQTEKDKQFAKFADYLRILKIKIHFAEALERIPSYSKFMKDILSHKKEWREVETVFLTEEYSTVIQRNLPENLQDLGSFVIPCNLGDACIRKALCDLGASINLIPAALIKKLSLTREVKPTRICLQLADGSARIPSGVIEDMIVRVGTFAFPTGFIVLNMEEHKNVFLILGRPFLATGRTLIDMEKGKVTLRVNEDEFVLDATKAMQYLDIPEECMKIDIIDSLVEEMHTVESQEKEQNDTLEDANPDREASKE comes from the coding sequence ATGAACACACACCCTGCACCACTCAGGACACCTGAGTACAGAACCAGGATGCCATATCCCCAGAAGCTCCGACAAACAGaaaaggataagcaatttgcaaagtttgcagattacctcaggatCCTGAAGATCAAAATCCATTTTGCAGAAGCTCTTGAACGGATACCCTCTTATTCCAAGTTTATGAAGGACAtattaagccataagaaggagtGGAGGGAGGTAGAGACAGTCTTCCTCACTGAAGAGTACAGTACAGTCATCCAAAGGAATCTACCAGAAAATCTCCAGGATCTTGGAAGCTTCGTGATACCTTGCAACCTTGGAGACGCCTGCATAAGGAaggccctatgtgatcttggggcaagcattaaCTTAATACCTGCTGCACTGATAAAGAAACTCAGCCTAACCCGAGAAGTCAAGCCCACCCGCATATGCCTCCAGTTGGCTGATGGCTCAGCCAGGAttccatcaggagtgattgaagacatgattgtaagGGTTGGAACCTTTGCATTCCCTACAGGTTTTATAGTCCTGAATATGGAGGAACACAAGAATGTGTTCCTTATTCTAGGGAGGCCTTTTCTGGCCACAGGAAGAACGCTCATTGACATGGAAAAAGGaaaagtgaccttgagagtcaatgaggatgaattTGTACTGGACGCCACCAAGGCCATGCAATACCTTGATATACCAGAGGAGTGCATGAAGATTGATATCATcgattccctggtggaagagaTGCATACAGTTGAGAGCCAAGAGAAGGAGCAGAATGATACCCTTGAGGATGCTAACCCTGACAGGGAGGCATCAAAAGAGTAG